The window GGCTCGGACGGCGCATGGATGCTGCCACTGGAGCAACGCGGTGTAGGACTGGCGCCGTTACAGCCGAGTAATTGCGGCTTCGAGGTGCAGGCCTGGAGCGAACTGATGGTCAGCAAATTCGCCGGCGCCCCGCTGAAAAATATCGCCATCGGCCTCAACGACGACGTGCCACGGCTCGGCGAATGCGTGATCACCGCCACCGGCATCGAAGGCAGTTTGATTTATGCGCTGTCGGCATCTATTCGCGAAGCGATCAATCTGCACGGTTCGGCCACGATTCACATCGATCTCCTGCCCGGCAGGCCTGTGGATAAAGTTCAGGCTGCATTGAGCAAACCCCGGGGTTCGCGCTCCATGGCCAAGCACCTGCACAGTCAGTTGGGCATCGATGGCGTGAAAGCAGCGTTGTTGCGGGAGTTGACCACTGCCGAATCCTTCGCCGACCCGGCCCTGCTTGCCAAAGCGATCAAGGCGTTGCCCCTGACACTGGTGAAAACCCGTCCACTGGACGAAGCCATCAGCAGCGCGGGTGGCGTGTTGTTCGAAGCGATGGATGAGCGCTTGATGCTCAAGCAACTGCCGGGCGTGTTTTGCGCGGGAGAGATGCTGGACTGGGAAGCACCGACGGGCGGCTATCTGCTGACCGCGTGTTTCGCCAGTGGGCGTGCGGCGGGGTTGGGAATGGTTGATTGGTTGCAGCGCAAGGGCTGATGACCGCGCAGCTCCCATCGCCAGCAGGCTGGCTCCCACAGGGGATTTGTGTCGCTCACAAAAAACCTGTGGGAGCCAGCCTGCTGGCGATGACGGCCTAACAGACGCAGTGCGTAATC of the Pseudomonas sp. MAG733B genome contains:
- a CDS encoding TIGR03862 family flavoprotein; this translates as MTQPSTSLPLQVAIIGGGPAGLMAAEVLSQAGIKVDLYDGMPSVGRKFLLAGVGGMNITHSEAYPAFLSRYAERAPQIAPLLRGFGADALCQWIHELGIETFVGSSGRVFPTDMKAAPLLRAWLKRLRDSGVVIHTRHRWLGWDEQGDLHIASPEGEKTVHANATLLALGGGSWSRLGSDGAWMLPLEQRGVGLAPLQPSNCGFEVQAWSELMVSKFAGAPLKNIAIGLNDDVPRLGECVITATGIEGSLIYALSASIREAINLHGSATIHIDLLPGRPVDKVQAALSKPRGSRSMAKHLHSQLGIDGVKAALLRELTTAESFADPALLAKAIKALPLTLVKTRPLDEAISSAGGVLFEAMDERLMLKQLPGVFCAGEMLDWEAPTGGYLLTACFASGRAAGLGMVDWLQRKG